A single Inediibacterium massiliense DNA region contains:
- a CDS encoding DUF7507 domain-containing protein, with translation MAATITGIVFNDLNNNGVLDPGEPGIPNVYVVIRDPNGVCTTVQADLAGVYTFSNLTVAGNYTVYETDIDPGATCPPTTFGQPAGFTNSSTFRTQTINVTQTQINNDAIINGRNYGHDNPNIFFCGPIAYQVAVEAGATNSQLVRINLVTGTATVVNPDMGVNINAIGYNILDDMIYGIEDNSTNLVRVAEDGSITNFGAITGLPSPSPGRYNVADIDDQGNMYVTRQLQTTMYVVDVNQNSPTFGQVINTVTLSEVTNVADWSYSVSDGMLYGVNGATGNVVMVNPTTGAVTVLTTNGIPTGSAYGATFMGADGTLYAINNDTGVVYRITISGNTATGIAFAQSIPAELNDGALCGNAEVLVDYGDAPDLTPGTGPDDYNTLFANNGPRHLILNRLTLGTQVTGEADAYANLTTDATGDDIPQGIQDDGVTLPLTPLLATDTSYSLTVDVVNETGLPANVYGWIDFNQDGVFQGNEAAPVVVVPSAPGVQQVVLNFTVPVGVILTPDHTFARVRLTTDELINQNPLPTDEDTRSIGPASDGEVEDYYLQIDPVADLSIVKTINPDPVVAGEEATYTIEVFNAGPSDALNVTLTDVIPACILNPEFSIDGGVTFSPWVSPYNIGTIVAGGTVTILIRGTVDPSCTGTITNTARVDSTTPDPDPTNNETTIVTPIDTSADVSVVKTASPAPVVAGEQIEYTINISNAGPSDAQNVSLADIVPAEILNPEFSTDGGITFSPWVSPYNIGTLAVGATVTILIRGTVDPSYTGGTTSNTATVSSITPDPDPTNNTSTVETRVETSADVSVEKTVSPASVVAGEEATYTIEVFNAGPSDAQNVRLTDIIPVCILNPEFSIDGGVTFSPWVSPYNIGTLAAGVTVTILIRGTVDPSCTGTITNTARVDSTTPDPDPTNNETTIVTPIDTSADLSITKTVNPAPVVAGEEATYTIEVFNAGPSDALNVTLTDVIPACILNPEFSIDGGVTFSPWVSPYNIGTLAAGATVTILIRGTVDPSCTGVITNTARVSSPTPDPDPTNNETTIVTPIDTSADLSITKTINPDPVVAGEEVTYTIEVTNAGPSDALNVTLTDAIPACILNPEFSIDGGVTFSPWVSPYNIGSLAAGAIVMILIRGTVDPSCTGTITNTARVDSTTPDPDPTNNETTIVTPIDTSADLSITKTVSPAPVVAGEEAIYTIEVSNVGPSDALNVTLIDAIPVCILNPEYSLDGGLTWVAWPGAVNLGTIVAGTTVTILIRGTVDPACRGVVMNTARINSTTPDPDPTNNETTITTPIDTLADLSVVKISSPDPILAGELLTYTIDVSNGGPSDAQNVSVADIVPVEILNPEFSLDGGIIFSPWVSPYSIGTLVAGASITIFIRGTLDASYAGTLTNTARVSSPTPDPDPTNNTSTETTQVELARLDLVKSADKKVVDIGDTITYRVIITNSGTLIAQNIIFKDTIPEGTSFIQDSVKVNGIQRPGENPLLGVNIGDLSPGKSIVVEFEVMVDFIPCLPKLINIASVDFNFQVGSSGEIQTASAQSNEVIIDAGLKIFKQISVEENVVIPPQKPDAEEILEVKVEVEIDETYYIKTPVVTSYEGQVLTGNKLIVEGTLKQKVLYIADEPTQSVHAAHFHVPFSTFLVLPQDCKNCGLVKVEGIVEDVFFQLLEDKRTVFKNITLLIKGKNICK, from the coding sequence ATGGCTGCAACTATTACTGGAATAGTTTTTAATGACTTAAATAATAATGGTGTATTAGATCCAGGAGAACCCGGGATACCTAATGTTTATGTGGTTATACGTGATCCTAATGGAGTATGTACCACAGTACAAGCAGATTTAGCTGGAGTATATACTTTTTCAAATCTTACTGTAGCTGGTAATTATACTGTTTATGAAACTGATATAGATCCAGGTGCTACTTGTCCACCTACAACCTTCGGACAACCGGCAGGATTTACAAACTCCAGTACTTTTAGAACACAAACAATAAATGTAACTCAAACCCAGATAAATAATGATGCTATTATTAATGGAAGAAATTATGGTCATGATAATCCAAATATCTTCTTTTGTGGACCCATTGCGTATCAAGTTGCTGTAGAAGCAGGAGCTACCAATAGCCAATTGGTAAGGATTAACTTAGTAACAGGTACTGCAACTGTAGTAAATCCTGATATGGGAGTCAACATTAATGCAATTGGATATAATATTCTAGATGATATGATATATGGTATAGAAGATAATAGTACAAATCTTGTAAGGGTGGCAGAAGATGGAAGTATAACTAATTTTGGAGCTATTACAGGATTACCATCACCATCACCAGGAAGATATAATGTAGCTGATATAGATGATCAAGGGAATATGTATGTAACTAGACAACTTCAGACAACAATGTATGTAGTTGATGTAAATCAAAACTCACCAACCTTTGGGCAAGTAATAAATACAGTAACATTATCAGAAGTTACTAATGTAGCGGATTGGTCCTATAGTGTAAGTGACGGTATGCTGTATGGTGTAAATGGCGCTACTGGTAATGTAGTAATGGTTAATCCAACAACAGGGGCTGTTACAGTATTAACAACAAATGGTATTCCTACTGGGAGTGCTTATGGAGCTACCTTCATGGGGGCTGATGGTACCCTGTATGCAATAAATAATGATACCGGAGTTGTTTATCGTATAACAATTTCAGGTAATACGGCTACAGGTATAGCTTTTGCTCAAAGTATACCAGCAGAGCTAAATGATGGAGCATTGTGTGGCAATGCTGAAGTTTTAGTAGACTATGGGGATGCTCCAGATTTAACACCAGGAACTGGACCAGATGACTATAACACATTATTTGCTAATAATGGACCTAGACATTTAATACTAAATAGATTAACTTTAGGAACTCAAGTAACAGGTGAAGCAGATGCTTATGCCAATTTAACTACAGATGCTACAGGAGATGATATACCACAGGGAATACAAGATGATGGTGTTACTTTACCACTTACGCCATTATTGGCAACAGATACAAGTTATTCTTTAACAGTAGATGTGGTAAATGAAACAGGATTGCCAGCCAATGTATATGGATGGATAGATTTTAATCAAGATGGGGTATTCCAGGGGAATGAGGCTGCACCAGTTGTAGTAGTACCATCAGCTCCAGGAGTGCAACAAGTAGTATTAAACTTTACAGTACCTGTAGGTGTTATATTAACACCAGATCATACCTTTGCAAGAGTTAGACTTACAACAGATGAGCTAATCAATCAAAATCCTTTACCAACAGATGAAGATACAAGAAGTATAGGGCCAGCATCAGATGGAGAAGTTGAAGATTATTATTTACAAATAGATCCAGTAGCAGATCTATCTATTGTTAAAACAATAAATCCAGACCCAGTAGTGGCAGGAGAAGAAGCAACTTATACAATAGAAGTATTTAATGCAGGACCATCAGATGCATTGAATGTAACATTAACAGATGTAATACCAGCATGTATACTAAATCCAGAATTTTCAATAGATGGAGGAGTAACCTTTAGTCCATGGGTAAGTCCTTACAATATAGGTACAATAGTAGCGGGAGGTACAGTTACTATATTAATAAGAGGAACCGTAGATCCATCATGTACTGGAACAATAACCAATACAGCAAGAGTAGATAGTACAACACCAGATCCAGATCCAACAAATAATGAAACGACCATAGTAACTCCAATAGATACTTCAGCAGATGTATCAGTAGTAAAGACAGCAAGTCCAGCTCCAGTAGTAGCAGGAGAACAAATTGAATATACAATTAATATATCAAATGCAGGACCATCCGATGCTCAAAATGTAAGTTTAGCCGATATAGTACCAGCAGAAATATTAAATCCAGAATTTTCAACAGATGGAGGAATAACCTTTAGTCCCTGGGTAAGCCCTTATAATATAGGAACCTTAGCAGTAGGAGCTACAGTTACAATATTAATAAGAGGAACCGTAGACCCATCTTATACAGGAGGAACTACAAGTAATACAGCAACAGTAAGTAGTATAACACCAGATCCAGATCCAACAAATAATACTTCAACAGTGGAGACACGTGTAGAAACATCAGCAGATGTATCAGTAGAAAAGACAGTAAGTCCAGCTTCAGTAGTAGCAGGAGAAGAGGCAACTTATACAATAGAAGTATTTAATGCAGGACCATCAGATGCGCAAAATGTAAGATTAACAGATATTATACCAGTATGTATATTAAACCCAGAATTTTCAATAGATGGAGGAGTAACCTTTAGTCCATGGGTAAGCCCTTATAATATAGGAACCTTAGCAGCAGGAGTTACCGTTACCATATTAATAAGAGGAACCGTAGATCCATCATGCACAGGAACAATAACAAATACAGCAAGAGTAGATAGTACAACACCAGATCCAGATCCAACAAACAATGAAACAACCATAGTAACCCCAATAGATACTTCAGCAGATTTATCTATAACTAAAACAGTAAATCCAGCTCCAGTAGTAGCAGGAGAAGAAGCAACCTATACAATAGAAGTATTTAATGCAGGACCATCTGATGCATTGAATGTAACATTAACAGATGTCATACCAGCATGTATACTCAATCCAGAATTTTCAATAGATGGAGGAGTAACCTTTAGTCCATGGGTAAGCCCTTATAATATAGGAACCTTAGCAGCAGGAGCTACCGTTACCATATTAATAAGAGGAACCGTAGATCCATCATGTACAGGAGTAATAACGAATACAGCAAGAGTAAGTAGTCCAACGCCAGATCCAGATCCAACAAACAATGAAACAACCATAGTAACCCCAATAGATACTTCAGCAGATTTATCTATAACTAAAACAATAAATCCAGATCCAGTAGTAGCAGGGGAAGAAGTAACCTATACAATAGAAGTAACCAATGCAGGACCATCAGATGCATTAAATGTAACATTAACAGATGCAATACCAGCATGTATACTAAATCCAGAATTTTCAATAGATGGAGGAGTAACCTTTAGTCCCTGGGTAAGCCCTTATAATATAGGAAGCTTAGCAGCAGGAGCTATAGTTATGATATTGATAAGAGGAACAGTAGATCCATCTTGCACAGGAACAATAACAAATACAGCAAGAGTAGATAGTACAACACCAGATCCAGATCCAACAAATAATGAAACAACCATAGTAACCCCAATAGATACTTCAGCAGATCTATCTATAACTAAAACCGTAAGTCCAGCTCCAGTAGTAGCAGGAGAAGAAGCAATCTATACAATTGAAGTATCCAATGTAGGACCATCCGATGCATTAAATGTAACATTAATAGATGCAATACCAGTATGTATACTAAACCCAGAGTATTCACTAGATGGAGGCTTAACATGGGTAGCATGGCCAGGAGCAGTAAATCTTGGAACGATTGTAGCAGGAACTACAGTTACCATATTAATAAGAGGAACAGTAGACCCAGCTTGTAGGGGAGTAGTCATGAATACAGCCAGAATAAATAGTACAACACCAGATCCAGATCCAACAAACAATGAAACAACAATAACAACCCCAATCGATACGTTAGCAGATTTATCAGTAGTAAAGATATCAAGTCCAGATCCAATATTGGCAGGAGAGTTGTTAACTTATACAATAGACGTATCCAATGGAGGACCATCCGATGCCCAAAATGTAAGTGTAGCAGATATAGTACCAGTAGAAATATTAAATCCAGAATTTTCACTAGATGGAGGAATAATCTTTAGTCCATGGGTAAGCCCATATAGTATAGGAACTTTAGTAGCAGGAGCAAGTATAACCATATTCATAAGAGGAACACTAGATGCATCCTATGCAGGAACATTAACCAATACAGCCAGAGTAAGTAGTCCAACGCCAGATCCAGACCCAACAAATAATACGTCAACAGAAACAACCCAAGTAGAATTAGCAAGACTAGATTTGGTGAAAAGTGCAGATAAAAAAGTTGTTGATATAGGAGATACTATAACTTACAGAGTAATTATTACAAATTCAGGAACTTTGATCGCTCAAAATATTATATTTAAAGATACTATTCCAGAAGGAACATCATTTATTCAAGATAGTGTCAAAGTAAACGGTATACAAAGACCAGGAGAAAATCCATTATTGGGTGTAAATATAGGAGATTTATCGCCTGGAAAATCTATTGTAGTTGAATTTGAAGTCATGGTAGATTTTATTCCATGTTTACCAAAACTAATCAACATTGCATCAGTTGATTTTAATTTTCAAGTAGGATCATCTGGAGAGATTCAAACAGCAAGTGCCCAAAGTAATGAGGTAATTATAGATGCTGGTCTTAAAATATTTAAACAAATAAGTGTAGAGGAAAATGTTGTGATCCCTCCTCAAAAGCCAGATGCAGAAGAAATATTAGAAGTTAAGGTAGAGGTTGAAATAGACGAAACTTATTATATAAAAACACCTGTTGTAACTTCTTATGAAGGGCAAGTATTGACAGGAAATAAACTAATTGTAGAAGGAACATTAAAGCAAAAAGTATTATATATAGCAGATGAACCAACTCAGTCAGTACATGCAGCTCATTTTCATGTTCCTTTTAGTACTTTCTTAGTATTGCCACAAGATTGTAAAAACTGTGGTTTGGTTAAAGTAGAAGGGATAGTAGAAGATGTATTTTTCCAATTACTTGAAGATAAGAGAACCGTATTTAAGAATATTACTTTATTAATAAAAGGGAAGAATATTTGCAAATAA